The Candidatus Tanganyikabacteria bacterium region CGACGCCGGGCCCCACTCCTACGCCGACGCCCGCGCCGACACCGGGCCCCACTCCTACGCCGACGCCTGCACCCGCGCCGACACCCACCCCCATCCCGACGCCCGCCGCGACGCCCGCGCCCAGCCCGACTCCGGGGCTTACCGCGGGATTCGTGCGCATTCCGGCCGGGACGTTCCAGATAGGATCGCCGGAGTCCGAGTTCGCGCGCGACACCGACGAGGGGCCGCAGCACCAGGTGACGCTGACGCGCGCGTTCGAGATGCTGGACCACGAGGTCACGCAGGGCCAGTGGAAGGCCCTCATGACGTGCGATACGACGCTTTGCCCCCCGTGCGGCGCCGCCGACGCGCAGGACGACGACTGCCCCGTCGCCGCGATGACCTGGTTCGAGGCCGTCGAGTACGCCAACGCCTTCTCGCGCTCGAAAGGACTCCCCGAGTGCTACAGCGTCTCGGGCACGACCGTGACCGTCGAGGCGCCCGGCGGCAACCCGTACCGGTGCGGCGGTTTCCGCCTGCCGACCGAGGCCGAGTGGGAGTACGCCTACCGCGCGGGCTCCACGACCGCCTACTACAACGGGGCCAACTCGGCGACCGGTTGCGGCCTCGATCCGAAACTCGACGCCATCGGCTGGTACTGCGGCAACAGCGGCAACAAGTTCCAGAAGGTCAAGCAGAAGCTGCCCAACGCCTTCGGCCTCTACGACATGGCCGGCGGCGTCTACGAGTGGGTCTGGGACTGGAAGGAATCCTACCTGTCGGGAGCCGAGACCGATCCCCCCGGGCCCAGCTTCGGCTCCCGCCGGGGCAAGCGGGGCGGATCGTACAAGGATTATGCCGAGGAGGCGCGGGCCGCCACTAGGCGCCGCACCTCGCCGGATCAGCGCGTGTTCGACAACGGGTTCCGCCTGGTCAGGACCTTGCCGTAGTGGGGCTCAAAGTGGCCTCGCGCCGCCCGGACGCAGGCACGGAGGCCTGCGCCACCGACATGGCAGCCTGCGCCACCGACACGGCGGGTGGGGCCGGCCCGGGTTGCCGGGGCGAGTCGAGCGAGCCGCGGTGTCAGCTCCCGACGCTGATGGCGGCGTATGTTCCCCGGCGCCGCACGCCTTCCATGAACGCGCGCTCCGAGACGACGACCGGCCCGGCCGTCCGGGCGGGATCGTTGAGGTAGACCTTGCCGTCGCGGATGGCGTACACGGTTGTGTAGTGGCCGGTGCTGCGGGTGTTGGGGTTGAGGTAGCTGGGGATGACGTGGCAGATCAGCAGGCGCCCCTTGGCCAGTTCGGCCTTCAGCTTCGGGATGTTGACGCTCCACATGGTCTTCGCGTCGAGGCCGTAGCTCTCGAGGCCCCTGGCCAGGCCAGCGACGCTCGTGCCCTTGTACTCGCTGCGGCTCTCGCCGACTCGCCGGCGGGCGTCCTCGATCGCCGCGTCCGCGCC contains the following coding sequences:
- a CDS encoding formylglycine-generating enzyme family protein; its protein translation is TPGPTPTPTPAPTPGPTPTPTPAPAPTPTPIPTPAATPAPSPTPGLTAGFVRIPAGTFQIGSPESEFARDTDEGPQHQVTLTRAFEMLDHEVTQGQWKALMTCDTTLCPPCGAADAQDDDCPVAAMTWFEAVEYANAFSRSKGLPECYSVSGTTVTVEAPGGNPYRCGGFRLPTEAEWEYAYRAGSTTAYYNGANSATGCGLDPKLDAIGWYCGNSGNKFQKVKQKLPNAFGLYDMAGGVYEWVWDWKESYLSGAETDPPGPSFGSRRGKRGGSYKDYAEEARAATRRRTSPDQRVFDNGFRLVRTLP